A portion of the Longimicrobiaceae bacterium genome contains these proteins:
- a CDS encoding glycosyltransferase family 4 protein, with amino-acid sequence MRTSDLRSVLSRSDRRPLVLIVGGCDVHLRLDLARELSSDFTVAVLGSSSESRNRFMDADIQFGVYPLSRAPNPAADLHSTVRLFQLFRRLRPDIVHTFATKPCVWGRIAAHWAQVPVIVGTLPGLGSLYADNNGRTRFLRALYRPLQRTACSVSDLTIFQNRDDALELIATGMVQPAKARVIPGSGVRTNFFDPALVSREEREMIRREANAGSGSVVFTMVSRVIRSKGALEFANAARLVRERVPEAEFVLVGPDDREARDHLKAEEVEYLRSSVRWLGPRDDVRAVLAASDVFVLPSFYREGIPRVLLEAASMGLPIITTNSPGCVEVVEDDRNGILVAPRDPGSLAEAIVRMAAAKDLRRRYGAASRDRAIRYFDLAVICAETAAAYHELLARAAPSVLRRLSSAANAPN; translated from the coding sequence ATGCGGACTAGCGATCTCCGCAGTGTGCTCAGTCGATCCGACCGCCGCCCACTGGTGCTGATCGTGGGCGGATGTGACGTCCACTTGAGGCTCGACCTAGCACGAGAACTTTCCAGCGATTTCACCGTGGCCGTCCTAGGGTCGTCCTCGGAGTCGCGCAATCGGTTCATGGACGCGGACATTCAATTCGGCGTCTATCCGCTGAGCCGGGCCCCCAATCCCGCTGCCGATCTGCATTCAACCGTCCGGCTGTTTCAACTCTTCCGGCGCTTACGACCGGATATCGTTCATACCTTCGCAACCAAACCATGCGTGTGGGGCCGTATTGCGGCGCACTGGGCGCAGGTGCCGGTGATTGTCGGAACCTTACCCGGGCTAGGCTCGCTGTATGCTGACAACAATGGCCGTACGCGCTTCCTGCGAGCGCTCTACCGCCCATTGCAACGAACCGCCTGCTCGGTCTCCGATCTTACCATTTTCCAGAATCGGGATGATGCTCTGGAATTGATCGCCACGGGCATGGTACAGCCGGCGAAAGCCAGAGTCATACCCGGATCGGGAGTGCGAACCAACTTTTTCGACCCTGCACTCGTTTCCAGGGAAGAGAGGGAAATGATTCGCCGCGAGGCCAATGCAGGAAGTGGAAGCGTAGTGTTCACCATGGTCTCGCGTGTGATCCGCTCCAAAGGCGCGCTGGAGTTCGCGAACGCGGCCAGACTCGTGCGGGAGCGTGTGCCTGAAGCCGAGTTCGTGCTCGTCGGACCGGACGATCGCGAAGCCCGGGATCATCTGAAGGCAGAGGAGGTCGAGTACCTGCGGTCCTCCGTTCGGTGGCTCGGTCCTCGGGACGACGTCCGCGCCGTCCTGGCGGCGAGTGACGTCTTTGTGCTGCCTTCTTTCTATCGAGAGGGTATTCCGCGGGTGCTTCTGGAAGCTGCATCCATGGGACTGCCCATCATCACCACCAATTCGCCGGGATGCGTTGAGGTCGTCGAGGACGACCGGAACGGAATTCTGGTTGCACCCCGAGATCCTGGCTCGCTCGCCGAGGCAATTGTGCGAATGGCTGCAGCCAAGGACTTACGACGCCGCTATGGAGCGGCCTCGCGCGACCGAGCGATACGCTATTTCGATCTTGCGGTCATCTGCGCAGAGACGGCGGCGGCGTACCACGAGCTGCTCGCACGCGCCGCTCCCTCGGTCCTGCGCAGGCTCAGTTCTGCGGCCAACGCACCGAACTGA
- a CDS encoding FAD-dependent oxidoreductase, with translation MMKDVQGLVVGGGPSGLAVAYALQGNTLVLEKEDTVGGLCRSITHSGSVFDIGGHSFHTPHPEVFELVQRLMGGALELQQRDARVYSHGTLIPYPFQKHFDQLPDSEVVQACEEGLRNIDRDAPPPQNFEEYIIQKFGRGIAEHFMLPYNRKLWARDIRKISCEWTSERVAGPKGSVEHFDTNGGKRKPLQADTQVGYPRVGGFEQIYRSFVPHIPAIEFNRAVTSIDPVRRVASTADGSHYGYEFLVSTMPLPLLVRIVDGTPPEIQEAADKLEYMSLRVELLLTRRPLTTPIQRIYCAGAEVPAHKIALNHNSSDYLRAQPHHAVMAEVSLSPEKQVDVDRIGPEVTAFLCDIGVLDSPEDIVWTGHIDVKYAYPVYTHDRPALLREIKEWMARYDIYTLGRFGDWEYVNSDRCIAKGLELGRELRDRYPAVGSRHESRAEEPRSYGSTAIAVNQ, from the coding sequence ATGATGAAGGACGTTCAGGGATTGGTCGTTGGCGGCGGGCCGTCGGGGCTGGCGGTGGCCTATGCGCTGCAGGGAAATACGCTGGTTCTGGAGAAAGAGGACACGGTCGGCGGATTGTGCCGGTCCATCACGCATTCCGGGAGCGTGTTCGATATCGGCGGACACTCGTTTCATACCCCGCATCCGGAAGTCTTCGAGCTGGTACAGCGGCTCATGGGCGGAGCCCTCGAGCTGCAGCAGCGTGACGCCCGCGTATACTCGCATGGAACGCTGATCCCCTATCCGTTCCAGAAGCACTTTGACCAGCTTCCGGATTCCGAGGTAGTTCAGGCGTGCGAGGAAGGCCTGCGCAACATCGACCGGGATGCTCCGCCTCCCCAGAACTTCGAGGAGTATATCATCCAGAAGTTTGGACGGGGAATTGCCGAGCATTTCATGCTTCCATACAACCGGAAGCTGTGGGCGCGGGATATTCGCAAGATCTCGTGTGAATGGACGTCTGAGCGGGTAGCGGGACCGAAAGGCTCGGTCGAGCACTTCGACACCAATGGTGGCAAGCGGAAGCCGTTGCAGGCTGACACTCAGGTCGGCTATCCGCGCGTCGGTGGGTTCGAACAGATCTACAGGAGCTTTGTTCCGCACATTCCGGCGATCGAGTTCAATCGTGCTGTGACCAGCATTGATCCGGTGCGGCGTGTCGCGTCAACGGCGGATGGCTCCCACTACGGCTATGAGTTCCTGGTGTCGACCATGCCGTTGCCGCTTCTCGTCCGGATCGTTGACGGAACTCCGCCCGAGATTCAGGAAGCGGCCGACAAGCTGGAGTACATGTCCCTGCGCGTCGAGCTCCTGCTGACCCGACGGCCGCTGACCACCCCCATTCAGCGCATCTACTGCGCCGGCGCCGAGGTTCCGGCACACAAGATCGCGCTCAATCACAATTCGTCGGATTATCTGCGGGCGCAGCCGCATCATGCCGTCATGGCGGAGGTGTCTCTATCTCCGGAGAAGCAGGTCGATGTGGATAGGATTGGCCCGGAGGTGACCGCCTTTCTGTGCGATATCGGCGTCCTGGATTCTCCTGAGGATATCGTCTGGACGGGGCATATCGACGTGAAGTACGCCTACCCGGTGTACACTCACGATCGACCGGCACTTCTCCGCGAGATCAAGGAGTGGATGGCCCGGTACGACATCTACACCCTCGGGCGGTTCGGAGACTGGGAGTACGTCAACTCGGACCGTTGCATCGCAAAAGGCCTCGAGCTCGGCCGAGAGCTTCGGGACCGCTATCCGGCCGTCGGTTCCCGTCATGAGTCCCGTGCAGAGGAGCCACGCTCCTACGGCTCAACAGCTATCGCTGTGAACCAGTAA
- a CDS encoding glycosyltransferase family 4 protein codes for MPLQARDHNSHRVRLCLATQAFYPVYAGPAVRFGRYLPGFRARNVEVEVFAGTPSTVKAAMSGVQMATTKDRLGTMLPAETVLGVPTHRVRMGDAGPLRRSMIFSRRLVDFCRHPQHRPDVIQLLSLSFVGLPALRRLRSMGIPLVYTSTMLPEEPASRIRTTLQRGSITIPFKLLDCVVVSSRLMLDRLRALGVETRIEVIPNGVDTERFRPASGADERQALRSALGIAPEDTVLLFVGPVSPRKGIDLLLEGWCELARDYPRLHLLIVGPRRDESDPSQAGFARRLEMLLNASGAADRVHFVGLVENVEEYMRAADVFVFPSRREGMPNVVPEAMASGLPVVCTPFIGLPAEFGTAERQYLLASFDPRVLARRIAEVVGNTRMREELGHVARRWVEDRMAVTKSLDQYVDLYRGLAIGSDTTGVRR; via the coding sequence ATGCCGCTCCAGGCACGGGACCACAATTCGCACCGTGTCAGGCTGTGCCTCGCTACGCAAGCGTTCTACCCCGTTTATGCTGGACCTGCAGTCCGCTTCGGACGCTATCTACCAGGGTTTCGGGCGCGAAATGTAGAGGTGGAGGTGTTCGCCGGCACGCCAAGCACGGTCAAGGCGGCGATGTCCGGCGTGCAGATGGCGACCACCAAAGATCGTTTGGGCACGATGCTTCCCGCCGAAACCGTTCTCGGCGTGCCGACCCACCGTGTACGGATGGGGGATGCGGGGCCGTTGCGCCGATCAATGATCTTCAGCAGGCGTCTGGTCGATTTCTGTCGCCATCCCCAACACCGTCCGGACGTCATACAGCTTCTCTCCCTTTCGTTCGTCGGCCTCCCGGCGCTGAGGCGCCTCCGAAGCATGGGCATCCCCCTGGTCTATACCAGCACAATGCTGCCGGAGGAGCCAGCGAGCCGCATCCGCACCACATTACAACGTGGATCTATCACAATACCATTCAAGCTGTTGGATTGTGTTGTCGTGAGTAGCAGGCTCATGCTCGATCGGCTCCGAGCGCTGGGCGTCGAAACGCGGATCGAGGTTATTCCCAACGGAGTCGACACCGAGCGCTTCCGCCCCGCCTCCGGTGCCGACGAAAGGCAGGCTCTACGCAGCGCCCTCGGCATTGCGCCGGAGGACACAGTCTTGCTCTTTGTGGGACCGGTATCCCCGCGCAAGGGCATCGATCTGCTTCTAGAAGGTTGGTGCGAGCTCGCGCGCGACTATCCACGGCTTCACCTGCTCATAGTCGGACCGCGACGGGACGAGAGTGATCCTTCCCAGGCAGGTTTCGCACGGCGCCTCGAAATGCTTCTGAACGCGTCGGGCGCGGCGGACCGGGTTCATTTCGTCGGTCTCGTGGAAAACGTAGAGGAATACATGCGAGCGGCGGACGTGTTCGTCTTCCCTTCGCGGAGGGAGGGAATGCCCAACGTGGTACCGGAAGCGATGGCTTCCGGCTTACCCGTAGTCTGTACTCCCTTCATAGGGCTTCCAGCGGAGTTCGGAACTGCGGAGCGCCAGTATCTATTGGCGAGTTTTGATCCTCGCGTGCTCGCGAGGAGGATCGCGGAGGTTGTGGGCAATACCCGTATGCGGGAGGAACTCGGGCACGTGGCCCGGCGCTGGGTGGAGGATCGAATGGCCGTAACCAAGAGTCTCGACCAGTACGTGGACCTGTACCGTGGGCTGGCAATCGGCTCTGACACCACAGGAGTCCGTCGATGA
- a CDS encoding glycosyltransferase family 4 protein, with protein sequence MVLRVKPVPESRHPGKGPSEQKPVLAGVMGSFSNLAKSRNWRDLEEFFNPAGAFREVHLISMGDDHEYEHIRFGTVVVHPIRSLSEAPRLRIINNLYTMACALRRLRRVLREHDIALVAQIFGGPLKFGLPAVVAAKEAGLPSVISLHNDYERMMALTYSRPLRWAARFVWDYLFRNCTRVRSVSRYIADFAIRAGVPPKKVQVIPNKEDLEKFQATPSREELLKMTAEIGLREVSADSVILLTVARLTPAKNIAGMLRGFARAAAKIPHLYYVIAGDGPLRSELQRLAIQLGVADRVFFLGFVAHDRLRTLYHLADVFLFATHYEGQPRVLVEAMLARLPVVCANYGQVCEVVRDGHDGIWVDPNNVSDIANALETLAADADLRRGMSMHPDFDAGLYSVERVGAQEAAFYLSLLAPRQTSAITAIPKAS encoded by the coding sequence ATGGTTCTCCGCGTCAAGCCGGTCCCTGAGTCCCGCCATCCGGGGAAAGGCCCGTCCGAGCAGAAGCCGGTCCTCGCCGGTGTGATGGGGTCGTTCTCCAATCTGGCGAAGTCGCGAAACTGGAGAGACCTGGAGGAGTTCTTCAATCCAGCAGGTGCATTCCGCGAGGTGCATCTGATCTCGATGGGGGACGACCACGAGTACGAGCACATCCGCTTCGGAACGGTCGTCGTCCACCCGATTCGGTCGCTGTCCGAGGCCCCGCGCCTTCGAATCATCAACAACCTCTATACGATGGCCTGCGCGCTCCGGCGACTTCGGAGGGTGCTTCGGGAGCACGATATCGCGCTGGTCGCGCAGATCTTCGGCGGTCCGCTGAAATTCGGTTTGCCGGCCGTGGTGGCCGCAAAGGAGGCGGGGCTTCCTTCCGTCATTTCGCTCCACAACGACTACGAGCGAATGATGGCCCTGACGTATTCACGACCGTTGCGGTGGGCTGCCCGATTCGTCTGGGATTACCTGTTCCGCAACTGCACGCGGGTGCGGAGCGTCAGCCGCTACATCGCTGATTTCGCCATCCGCGCCGGCGTTCCGCCGAAAAAGGTGCAGGTCATTCCGAACAAAGAAGATCTCGAGAAGTTTCAGGCAACGCCGTCTCGTGAAGAGTTGCTGAAGATGACGGCGGAGATCGGCCTTCGCGAGGTCTCTGCCGACAGTGTGATTCTCCTTACCGTCGCGCGGTTGACTCCCGCGAAGAACATTGCCGGAATGCTGCGGGGATTCGCGCGGGCGGCTGCGAAGATTCCGCACCTCTACTACGTGATCGCCGGGGACGGTCCTCTCCGCTCCGAGCTGCAACGGCTTGCCATCCAGCTCGGTGTTGCCGACCGCGTCTTCTTCCTCGGGTTCGTAGCTCACGATAGGCTGAGAACTCTCTACCATCTTGCAGACGTATTCCTGTTCGCGACGCACTACGAAGGGCAGCCCCGGGTTCTGGTCGAGGCGATGCTTGCCAGGCTTCCCGTTGTGTGTGCCAACTATGGTCAGGTATGTGAGGTGGTGCGGGACGGGCACGACGGGATATGGGTAGACCCGAATAACGTATCCGACATTGCGAACGCATTGGAGACCCTGGCGGCGGATGCCGACCTTCGACGGGGCATGTCCATGCACCCTGACTTCGACGCGGGCCTGTACTCGGTAGAGCGTGTGGGCGCTCAGGAGGCGGCATTCTACCTGTCGCTGCTCGCCCCTCGCCAGACCTCGGCGATTACAGCCATACCGAAGGCGTCGTAA
- a CDS encoding glycosyltransferase family 4 protein: MDEPIKVCHILSTFAPLVGGIQKSTERLCVTLREQGVDAVVLTRRLPGLSSSDECNGVPVVRAGHPSRSKLGAATFVIHSLWLLGTRYRATRLLHVQSIDAPLLIGLLCKVLLGRRVVATIHGEMMIVEQKRSRLGRLRVRLMSRLVDCFTALSPQMERQLREEKVPPSAIRFIPNGIDQDVFRPATEAEKQAARRRLDLPDSAVIVLYVGRLIELKQVDVLLKAWSQRSACGDDLLVIVGDGPEMNGLQRLAQSLGIAARFFGAQTDVASFLRASDVFVLPSRMEGLSVALLEAMSSGLAVIVSDLPGNLAVVRNDVNGMVVPAADRQALVRALNEMLSSGSRRNRLGAVASRTIGEMFSLTRVAAEHKGMYAELLRRSATAPKLTSAALNAPSTDK; the protein is encoded by the coding sequence ATGGATGAGCCCATCAAGGTGTGCCACATCCTTTCCACTTTCGCCCCGCTGGTCGGCGGCATCCAGAAGAGCACGGAAAGGTTGTGCGTCACTCTGCGCGAACAAGGAGTGGACGCCGTCGTTCTCACCCGTCGCTTGCCGGGTCTTAGCTCGTCGGATGAGTGCAACGGAGTCCCCGTGGTCCGGGCTGGACATCCGTCTCGGAGCAAGTTGGGGGCAGCAACGTTCGTCATTCATAGTCTCTGGTTGCTCGGCACGCGCTACCGGGCAACGCGGCTACTTCACGTCCAGAGCATCGATGCACCGCTGCTCATCGGCCTTCTGTGCAAAGTCCTGCTGGGAAGAAGAGTGGTCGCCACGATTCATGGCGAGATGATGATCGTGGAGCAGAAGCGATCCCGGTTGGGCCGTTTGCGCGTTCGGCTGATGAGCCGTCTGGTCGACTGTTTCACGGCGCTGAGCCCGCAAATGGAACGACAGCTCCGCGAAGAGAAGGTGCCTCCCTCCGCAATCCGCTTCATCCCCAACGGCATAGATCAGGACGTGTTCCGGCCGGCTACGGAAGCCGAGAAGCAAGCCGCACGTAGGCGTCTCGACCTTCCGGATTCGGCGGTGATAGTGCTGTATGTCGGTCGCCTCATCGAGCTGAAGCAGGTCGACGTTTTGCTGAAGGCCTGGTCCCAACGATCAGCATGCGGAGATGACCTCCTAGTGATCGTCGGGGACGGTCCAGAGATGAATGGCCTGCAGCGACTAGCACAGTCGCTGGGCATCGCTGCCCGCTTCTTCGGCGCCCAGACCGATGTCGCCTCGTTTCTCCGAGCGTCAGATGTGTTCGTCCTTCCGTCTCGCATGGAAGGTCTTTCCGTGGCCTTGCTCGAGGCGATGTCTTCCGGGCTCGCGGTCATCGTGAGCGATCTACCCGGAAATCTCGCGGTCGTTCGGAATGATGTTAACGGCATGGTGGTCCCTGCGGCGGACCGGCAAGCACTCGTTCGAGCGTTGAATGAGATGCTCAGCTCGGGATCCCGTCGCAATCGTCTGGGTGCGGTGGCGAGCAGGACGATCGGCGAGATGTTCTCTTTGACTCGAGTCGCCGCTGAGCATAAAGGGATGTACGCGGAACTTCTCCGGCGCAGCGCCACGGCTCCGAAGCTGACCTCGGCAGCTCTGAACGCCCCGTCAACAGACAAGTAG
- a CDS encoding O-antigen ligase family protein produces the protein MLTIKSREQLLPQFILGGCVALAALYGVVVADHGTDALLLLAGGAAVLVIMIWPTIGLLLLAATIPLENLLMVGEGFTATRLLGILVCGAWFVQKIVHRESFASLLSSSYFVMGGLFVLLVVSSITWAHNPLIARSGAISLVQAFALGMIIIDLAGSWRRMDSLIRVLILSAGVASTMTLTQALIGGLRRGGDDIAGGVNGTAVVLLTLLPFCFYLLRSHTTSVWRVLGIAVAAASVVAIIVTYSRMNLMLLVPVLLAQYWFVFRGRQGRAWLGVLTVAGLVGTLLWVPWDRVAQRIQTIGPYMESTLSQDGGTYSGRGYHMRVGLAIARDHPLFGVGYNNYGELFLREYQYTVAGSDRIYTNRRSPHSSLIGILADLGAVGILTWVLLIGAAIRGVLRAWYSTQGATERDRHYLVQALTLALLLHAIPYGFYLPNQKEKIFWVLIAMSTVVDRLARADRATLAPSRS, from the coding sequence ATGCTGACGATCAAATCGCGTGAGCAGCTGCTGCCGCAGTTCATCCTCGGCGGGTGTGTGGCCCTCGCGGCCTTGTACGGGGTGGTCGTAGCGGATCACGGCACCGATGCGCTGCTGCTGCTCGCGGGAGGCGCTGCCGTTCTCGTCATCATGATATGGCCTACCATCGGCCTTCTCCTGCTTGCCGCGACGATCCCGCTCGAGAACCTGCTCATGGTAGGCGAGGGCTTCACCGCCACCCGTCTTCTCGGAATCCTCGTCTGTGGCGCGTGGTTCGTCCAGAAGATCGTTCATCGGGAGTCCTTCGCCTCTCTGCTATCCTCCAGCTACTTCGTGATGGGCGGCCTCTTTGTCCTGCTCGTTGTGTCATCCATCACATGGGCGCATAACCCGCTCATTGCACGGAGTGGCGCGATCTCGCTGGTTCAGGCGTTCGCCCTTGGCATGATCATCATCGATCTAGCCGGTTCGTGGCGACGTATGGACAGTTTGATACGAGTCCTGATTTTGAGTGCCGGCGTGGCCTCGACGATGACGCTCACCCAAGCTCTGATTGGCGGGTTGCGTCGCGGCGGTGACGATATCGCTGGGGGAGTAAACGGCACGGCGGTAGTGCTGCTGACCCTGCTCCCATTCTGCTTTTATCTCCTGCGTTCGCACACGACCAGCGTCTGGCGAGTTCTTGGCATCGCCGTGGCTGCGGCCTCCGTGGTTGCCATTATCGTAACGTACTCACGGATGAATCTGATGTTGCTGGTTCCGGTGCTGCTGGCCCAGTACTGGTTTGTATTCCGTGGTCGCCAGGGCCGCGCCTGGCTCGGTGTGCTTACAGTAGCCGGCCTGGTGGGAACACTCCTCTGGGTCCCTTGGGATCGAGTCGCGCAACGTATCCAGACCATCGGGCCCTACATGGAGAGTACGTTGAGCCAGGACGGTGGGACCTACAGTGGGCGTGGCTACCATATGCGGGTCGGGCTGGCAATCGCTCGCGACCACCCGCTCTTCGGGGTTGGATACAACAACTACGGTGAGCTTTTCCTGCGCGAGTATCAGTATACTGTGGCCGGATCTGACAGGATTTATACCAACCGCCGTAGTCCACATAGCAGCCTGATAGGCATACTGGCCGACCTTGGCGCCGTCGGTATCCTCACCTGGGTTCTACTTATCGGGGCCGCGATACGGGGTGTGCTGCGAGCATGGTACTCGACTCAGGGCGCTACGGAACGGGATCGCCATTACTTGGTCCAGGCCCTTACTCTTGCGCTTCTGCTTCACGCAATCCCTTACGGCTTCTACCTGCCTAACCAGAAGGAGAAGATCTTCTGGGTCTTGATTGCGATGAGCACAGTAGTCGATCGCTTGGCAAGGGCTGATCGCGCTACGCTGGCTCCCTCCCGCAGCTAG
- a CDS encoding sulfotransferase, with product MAPTLPVRLMIVGAPKAGTTALKYYLGQHPGVCTHSQREMQFFANDERYGRGYEAVYPMYFRPKSQAQVICGKSVAMMYSAEAMARLQRHNPDVHVVVLLRNPVDRAYSEFWYARRRGWEPLSSFEAAIADDGSRFGRDAARRFRCSYLERSSYAPYLEAILRQFAREQVHVILLEDLAADAVGVCQSLLRLFPELDPNVVPSVDRRKNAAALPRSKRVLALTSSRDVAPRLRSVLARILPERIRHSVKDAIQRVNEREVRLPALDPATRLQLNEYFLKRNRALANLLGRDLSHWYQVGLQGAAQRV from the coding sequence ATGGCTCCAACTCTTCCGGTGCGCCTCATGATCGTAGGGGCGCCGAAGGCCGGCACTACTGCGCTGAAGTACTACCTTGGCCAGCACCCTGGTGTCTGTACGCACTCTCAGCGCGAAATGCAGTTCTTTGCAAATGACGAGCGATACGGACGGGGGTACGAAGCTGTCTATCCGATGTACTTCCGGCCAAAGAGCCAGGCGCAGGTAATCTGCGGCAAGAGCGTCGCGATGATGTATTCCGCGGAGGCGATGGCGCGGCTGCAGCGCCACAACCCTGACGTTCATGTTGTGGTTCTACTGCGTAACCCCGTTGACCGCGCGTATTCCGAGTTCTGGTATGCTCGACGGCGTGGGTGGGAGCCGCTTTCGTCATTCGAGGCGGCGATCGCTGATGATGGCTCACGATTCGGACGCGACGCGGCCCGACGCTTCCGATGCTCCTACCTGGAGCGCTCCAGCTATGCCCCCTATCTGGAGGCGATTCTGCGCCAGTTCGCGCGGGAGCAGGTTCACGTCATTCTGCTCGAGGACCTTGCAGCGGATGCGGTGGGTGTGTGCCAGTCGCTGCTCCGACTCTTCCCTGAGCTGGACCCGAACGTCGTCCCATCGGTCGATCGGCGTAAGAACGCCGCCGCCCTTCCGCGATCGAAAAGGGTGCTCGCCCTGACCTCCTCTCGTGATGTTGCACCCCGCCTTCGATCAGTGCTCGCTCGTATCCTGCCGGAGAGAATCAGGCACAGCGTGAAGGACGCAATTCAGCGTGTGAACGAACGCGAGGTCCGCCTGCCTGCGCTCGATCCCGCTACGCGGCTCCAGCTCAATGAGTACTTCCTGAAGCGCAATCGCGCCCTCGCGAACCTGCTCGGCCGGGATCTCAGTCACTGGTACCAGGTTGGACTTCAGGGAGCGGCGCAACGTGTCTAG
- a CDS encoding sulfotransferase, producing the protein MATPIFVVGKHRSGTTWLANQLCEHSQVVGVRHTQHHGLHESAYFDAIDGRYGDLRVPANYIEFVEIVSLSDYFRLAGATREFLYSLWPTTYADVFQRVMDRFAGDNSANYWVEKSPSHSLLVHRLARLYPTARFIAVRRDVEDVAASSIALAIRRDPSLAEDASWRRRELLRTALSWACYNRILEGFGRRSRRLLWVRYEDLRADMPASMERICQFLGLGFEPQVCDPSFAPNSGYSGRNGREGLSRSERRLARLIAGIGLAIPWSLLREALAYARRGHRRPLPKWFFSMLDVPWRRPDLLPRTITGFEVAAGSPMVQRDG; encoded by the coding sequence ATGGCAACGCCTATCTTCGTTGTCGGAAAGCATCGTTCGGGGACCACCTGGCTCGCGAATCAGTTATGCGAGCACTCGCAGGTGGTTGGCGTTCGTCATACTCAGCACCACGGCCTGCATGAGAGTGCCTACTTCGATGCTATCGACGGTCGTTATGGCGATCTCCGGGTTCCAGCCAACTACATAGAGTTTGTGGAGATCGTCAGCTTGAGCGACTACTTCCGACTCGCCGGTGCGACGCGCGAGTTCCTGTACTCGCTGTGGCCGACGACCTATGCAGATGTCTTCCAGCGGGTGATGGACCGGTTCGCGGGTGACAATTCCGCGAACTACTGGGTCGAAAAGAGTCCTTCTCATTCTCTGCTGGTCCATCGCCTCGCGCGACTTTACCCCACGGCTCGCTTCATCGCAGTGAGACGCGACGTTGAGGACGTAGCTGCGTCTTCCATCGCGCTGGCTATCCGCCGGGACCCGTCGCTCGCCGAGGACGCTTCTTGGCGACGGCGCGAGTTGCTGCGCACCGCTCTCAGCTGGGCCTGCTATAACCGGATACTGGAGGGTTTCGGACGTCGCTCCCGGCGGCTCTTGTGGGTGCGATACGAGGATCTTCGGGCCGATATGCCCGCGTCGATGGAGCGTATCTGCCAGTTTCTGGGGCTTGGCTTCGAGCCACAGGTCTGCGACCCGAGCTTCGCGCCAAACTCCGGCTACTCGGGCAGGAATGGTCGGGAGGGGCTTTCTCGGAGTGAGCGGCGTCTGGCCCGCTTGATCGCCGGGATCGGCCTTGCGATTCCCTGGAGCCTTCTCCGCGAGGCTCTTGCCTACGCACGACGTGGGCACCGACGCCCGCTTCCCAAATGGTTCTTCTCCATGCTCGACGTGCCCTGGCGGCGGCCGGATCTGCTCCCGCGGACGATAACTGGTTTCGAGGTCGCAGCCGGCTCACCCATGGTCCAACGTGATGGATGA
- a CDS encoding sulfotransferase → MVIYIAGYGRSGSTILSIILGAHPEIASVGEIAFAHEDWFDPNRACSCLRPYPECEFWSDFLPLAHPQATRSARLTERVLALPLLWLGLLPGSRRSAYQAFQANLLAGIRRKTAKPIIVDASKSARLTAARPLALARLLDEDVFVIHMVRDGRATVRSLVRTGSNWALEGRVPPLKAPVLRAVLGWVLTNLWTSTLRWALGRDRYIRLRYEDFVAEPGATLRRLGNFLGVNLEPVVERLQAGETFSAEHMVGGNRVRFETQIALRPNAVAAKDTALAGRERQLFALLGAWLNRRYGYAD, encoded by the coding sequence GTGGTCATCTACATCGCCGGGTATGGACGGAGCGGATCGACGATCCTCTCCATCATTCTCGGAGCCCATCCGGAGATCGCAAGCGTTGGTGAAATCGCCTTCGCCCATGAGGACTGGTTCGATCCAAATCGTGCTTGTTCCTGCCTCCGTCCGTATCCCGAGTGTGAGTTCTGGAGTGACTTCCTTCCCCTCGCTCATCCCCAAGCGACTCGCAGTGCGCGACTGACTGAGCGGGTGCTGGCGCTTCCGCTGCTCTGGCTCGGTTTGCTGCCGGGTTCGCGCCGGTCTGCGTACCAGGCGTTCCAAGCGAATCTTCTAGCGGGCATCCGCAGAAAGACGGCCAAACCCATCATTGTGGATGCCTCCAAGTCCGCGCGCCTCACGGCGGCAAGGCCTCTGGCGCTCGCCCGCCTGCTAGATGAGGACGTGTTCGTGATCCACATGGTGCGTGACGGGCGTGCGACCGTACGGTCGTTGGTGCGTACCGGGAGCAACTGGGCCCTCGAAGGACGCGTGCCTCCTCTCAAAGCTCCGGTACTGCGGGCAGTGCTGGGATGGGTGCTGACGAATCTCTGGACGTCCACGCTGCGCTGGGCTCTGGGGCGCGACCGGTATATACGCCTGCGATACGAGGACTTCGTCGCCGAACCGGGCGCTACGCTTCGGCGGCTTGGCAACTTCCTAGGGGTGAACCTGGAGCCGGTCGTGGAGAGATTGCAGGCGGGAGAGACCTTCTCGGCTGAGCACATGGTGGGAGGAAATCGCGTCCGCTTCGAGACGCAGATCGCGCTCAGGCCGAATGCCGTTGCGGCCAAGGATACCGCATTGGCCGGACGGGAGAGACAGCTGTTCGCTCTTTTGGGTGCGTGGCTCAATCGCCGCTACGGGTATGCGGACTAG